Proteins co-encoded in one Arachis stenosperma cultivar V10309 chromosome 7, arast.V10309.gnm1.PFL2, whole genome shotgun sequence genomic window:
- the LOC130941354 gene encoding putative serine/threonine-protein kinase-like protein CCR3: MMTPLSSSEILRLSAAVIFTLSLLIPTSHALGSGATLAVTDASDTVCGVVAGESTQRIECSRLGSQLVPAVPPNISFSTVSGGATFFCGLRSGNRTLLCWNTITTTNGTFTPKRLYNNGTVLLENLAVGETHVCATVVGAGTVTCWRTSKTFKSPSRSLQFSSISSGSGFSCGILKNSSQVRCWGETVISRVIENGFKNMSMWSIVAGGSHVCGLNSTGFLVCIGDNDNFGQLDVPKNEAWEFGELALGASHGCALRRLNGTGSVVCWGGDGNFTSEVTKGVSFEVIVSGSNFTCGLVTRNLSVLCWGPGWPNNNGSRFELPLPSVLPGPCVQSSCDSCGPYPDSQSLCSDSDSNICKPCWPPIQAPPAAMVPSSLPPGPAPRKRSRSRTLTRGLLAFAIVGSVGAVAGICTIVYCLWNGVCFGKKKVHNSVQPTITRGSSTSSGVSNNSRNNSRPLSRTSTIMRQGSRIMRRQRSGTSSTKHPDRAEEFALAELIAATDNFSPENKIGAGSFGVVYRGKLVDGREVAIKRGETGSKLKKFQEKESAFQSELSFLSRLHHKHLVRLVGFCEEKEERLLVYDYMKNGALYDHLHAKNNVEKSSSVLNSWKMRIKIALDASRGIEYLHNYAVPSIIHRDIKSSNILLDANWTARVSDFGLSLMSPEPDRDHQPMKAAGTVGYIDPEYYGLNVITAKSDVYGFGVVLLELLTGKRAIFKNGEDGDTPMSVVDFAVPAILSEELAKILDPRVGPPDANEAEAVELMAKIAMLCVNLEGKDRPTISDIVTNLERALLLCEGSHHHDSNSSGIISIVSD, translated from the coding sequence ATGATGACACCACTTTCCTCCTCCGAAATCCTTCGTCTCTCCGCCGCGGTGATATTCACGCTCTCTCTACTGATCCCCACTTCCCATGCTCTCGGCTCCGGCGCTACCCTTGCCGTCACCGACGCCTCCGACACCGTCTGCGGCGTCGTCGCCGGGGAATCCACCCAACGCATTGAGTGCTCCCGCCTCGGTAGTCAGCTTGTCCCCGCCGTTCCTCCTAACATCTCATTCTCCACCGTCTCCGGCGGCGCCACCTTCTTCTGCGGCCTCAGGTCCGGCAACCGCACCTTGCTCTGTTGGAacaccatcaccaccaccaaCGGAACCTTCACACCAAAGAGACTCTACAACAACGGCACTGTTCTATTGGAGAATCTCGCCGTCGGAGAAACCCACGTTTGCGCCACCGTGGTCGGCGCCGGAACCGTTACGTGCTGGAGAACCAGCAAAACGTTCAAGTCCCCATCTAGGTCTCTTCAATTCTCTTCAATCTCATCTGGGTCAGGATTCTCTTGCGGGATTCTGAAGAACAGTTCTCAAGTTCGATGTTGGGGTGAAACGGTAATTTCAAGAGTGATTGAAAATGGGTTTAAGAACATGTCTATGTGGAGCATTGTCGCTGGTGGTTCACACGTTTGTGGGTTGAATTCAACTGGATTTCTGGTTTGCATAGGGGACAACGACAATTTTGGGCAACTTGATGTTCCAAAAAATGAAGCTTGGGAATTTGGTGAATTAGCACTTGGTGCTAGCCATGGATGTGCTTTGAGAAGGTTGAATGGAACTGGAAGCGTTGTTTGTTGGGGTGGTGATGGTAATTTCACATCGGAAGTAACAAAAGGTGTTTCCTTCGAGGTAATTGTTTCTGGGTCTAACTTCACTTGTGGATTAGTGACACGTAATCTTAGTGTTCTTTGTTGGGGTCCTGGTTGGCCTAATAATAATGGTTCAAGATTTGAACTTCCATTGCCAAGTGTTCTTCCGGGTCCTTGTGTTCAATCCTCTTGTGATAGTTGTGGTCCATATCCTGATTCTCAATCTCTGTGTTCCGATTCTGATAGCAACATTTGCAAGCCTTGTTGGCCTCCAATTCAAGCTCCACCGGCGGCAATGGTTCCATCTTCGCTGCCGCCGGGGCCTGCTCCTCGGAAGAGGTCGCGGTCGAGGACATTGACTAGGGGTTTATTGGCATTTGCTATTGTTGGATCAGTTGGTGCTGTTGCTGGAATTTGCACAATTGTTTATTGTTTGTGGAATGGTGTTTGTTTTGGGAAGAAGAAAGTGCACAATTCTGTGCAGCCAACAATCACAAGAGGTAGTAGTACTTCAAGTGGTGTTTCCAACAATAGTAGGAACAATAGCAGGCCTCTTTCGAGGACTTCCACGATTATGCGACAAGGTTCGAGGATAATGCGCCGCCAGAGGAGTGGCACCTCATCCACAAAACACCCTGATAGGGCTGAGGAATTCGCCTTGGCCGAGCTAATAGCTGCAACGGACAATTTCTCGCCTGAGAACAAGATTGGGGCTGGAAGCTTTGGAGTTGTGTACAGGGGAAAGCTTGTGGACGGCCGTGAGGTGGCGATCAAGAGGGGCGAAACTGGCTCTAAATTGAAGAAgtttcaagagaaagaaagcgCGTTTCAGTCCGAATTGTCCTTTTTGTCGCGGCTACACCACAAGCACTTGGTTAGGCTAGTTGGTTTCTGTGAGGAGAAAGAGGAGAGGCTCTTGGTTTATGATTACATGAAGAATGGTGCATTGTATGATCATTTGCACGCCAAGAATAATGTGGAGAAGAGTAGCAGTGTCTTGAATTCGTGGAAAATGAGGATCAAAATCGCCTTGGATGCCTCCCGGGGGATAGAATATCTCCACAATTATGCGGTTCCATCCATAATCCATAGAGATATCAAGTCTTCCAACATCCTCCTCGATGCGAATTGGACTGCTAGGGTATCCGATTTTGGATTGTCTTTGATGAGTCCAGAGCCAGACCGTGATCATCAGCCAATGAAGGCAGCTGGAACGGTTGGATATATTGATCCCGAGTACTATGGCCTAAATGTGATAACAGCAAAGAGTGATGTCTACGGCTTTGGAGTAGTTCTTTTAGAACTATTAACCGGAAAGCGAGCGATATTCAAGAATGGCGAAGATGGCGACACACCAATGAGTGTGGTGGACTTCGCCGTGCCTGCAATTTTGAGTGAGGAATTGGCGAAGATTTTGGACCCTAGGGTTGGACCACCAGATGCAAATGAAGCTGAGGCAGTGGAATTGATGGCAAAGATTGCAATGCTTTGTGTGAATTTGGAAGGAAAAGATAGACCAACCATTTCTGATATTGTTACCAATTTAGAGCGTGCATTGCTTCTTTGTGAAGGTTCTCATCATCATGATAGCAATTCCAGTGGTATAATCTCCATTGTCTCAGATTGA